One Janthinobacterium sp. TB1-E2 genomic region harbors:
- a CDS encoding acetate/propionate family kinase, which produces MNAAVQHADGTLILVLNCGSSSIKFALFEQAGGVLPQQAQWSGKVEGIGRENATYRAGGLPAVGLQLDPQQPHHAALEYIRAQVVAQLDGRPLRAVAHRVVHGGSKYFAPVRIDFSVLADLKSYVPLAPLHQPFALEAIEVLLESRPDIAQVACFDTAFHHTVPQVEQMLALPYDAWERGLRRYGFHGLSYEYQSLVLEQRFGAAARGKVIVAHLGSGASLCAMENLHSVATTMGFSALDGLMMGTRCGSLDPGAVIYLMEIEKLSLEKVAHVLYHESGLLGVSGVSADPPILLAQQDRQDATGERIRAALALYIRRIVREIGALTAVLGGLDMLVFTAGIGEHSAELRQRICDELGFIGPVLDGEANARNASRISTDASRIVVGVEPANEEWVAARHAALAVGA; this is translated from the coding sequence ATGAACGCAGCAGTCCAACATGCCGATGGCACCCTGATCCTCGTGCTCAATTGCGGTTCGTCGAGCATCAAGTTCGCTCTGTTCGAGCAAGCGGGCGGCGTGCTGCCGCAGCAGGCGCAATGGAGCGGCAAGGTCGAAGGCATCGGCCGCGAAAACGCCACCTACCGCGCCGGCGGCCTGCCTGCCGTCGGCCTGCAGCTCGATCCGCAGCAGCCGCATCATGCGGCGCTCGAATACATCCGCGCGCAAGTGGTGGCGCAGCTGGACGGGCGTCCGCTGCGCGCCGTGGCGCACCGCGTGGTGCATGGCGGCAGCAAATATTTCGCCCCCGTGCGCATCGATTTTTCCGTGCTGGCCGACCTGAAAAGTTATGTGCCGCTCGCGCCCCTGCACCAGCCGTTCGCGCTGGAAGCCATCGAGGTGCTGCTCGAATCGCGGCCCGACATCGCCCAGGTGGCGTGCTTCGACACGGCCTTCCACCACACGGTGCCGCAGGTCGAGCAGATGCTGGCCCTACCTTACGATGCGTGGGAACGGGGCTTGCGCCGCTATGGCTTCCACGGCCTGTCATACGAATACCAGTCGCTGGTGCTGGAGCAGCGTTTTGGCGCTGCCGCGCGCGGCAAGGTTATCGTGGCCCACCTGGGCAGCGGCGCCAGCCTGTGCGCGATGGAGAATTTGCACAGCGTGGCCACCACCATGGGCTTTTCGGCGCTCGATGGCCTGATGATGGGCACGCGCTGCGGTTCGCTCGATCCGGGCGCCGTGATCTACCTGATGGAGATCGAAAAACTGTCGCTGGAAAAAGTGGCGCACGTGCTGTACCACGAGTCGGGCTTGCTGGGCGTATCGGGCGTGTCGGCCGACCCGCCCATCTTGCTGGCGCAGCAGGACCGGCAGGATGCGACGGGAGAACGCATCCGCGCCGCGCTGGCTTTATATATCCGCCGCATCGTGCGCGAGATCGGCGCCCTGACGGCCGTGCTCGGTGGGCTGGACATGCTGGTGTTTACGGCCGGTATCGGCGAGCACAGCGCCGAGCTGCGCCAGCGCATCTGCGACGAGCTGGGGTTTATCGGCCCCGTGCTTGACGGGGAGGCGAATGCGCGCAATGCCAGCCGCATTTCCACCGATGCCAGCCGCATCGTGGTCGGTGTGGAGCCGGCCAACGAGGAATGGGTGGCTGCCCGCCACGCGGCGCTGGCCGTGGGCGCATGA